GTTGGGCCCCTGTGCCTGTCCCTTCTTAACCTTTGCTGTATTCTATTTATTCTTCTTCTCCGAATGGGGAAACAAAGCAAGAAGACAAAACCCCAACTCTGCTATTCCTCCTCCCACAGATATTCACACTGTAATCGAATCAAAGTACgcacgtatatatatataaatgaagtGCAAAAAACATCCGCTTGACCCGAGTAGCAACGTCGGGGTATGCGCCTCCTGTCTCCGGGAACGCCTCGTCGCAGTTATTGCGGCCCAGATTCAAGCTCAGAGAGAATCCCTTTTTCAACAGGGTCAGCAAGGTTGCAGGAAATCGGGTGCCCAACTACCTCCATTTGTCTTCCCTCGATCGGTTTCTCCTTATGTTTCCCACCGGAAGTCCGATTCTGCAGCCACGTGGCAGATTCAAGGGAACCATCGAATCTTTTATAGTACGCCCCCCCAGGTGGGTCCTAATGGGTTTGTAGCGGTGGCAGTCGCAGTAGAGAAGGAGAAGAAGAGTAACAAGGGGAGATTTTCTTCGGTTTTAAACGGGCTTTTCAGATCGAAATCGGACAAGAAGGGTTTGGAAACGGGCCCGGTCTCCAACCGTGGCGTGTCGGTCGATTCGTGCGCGGCTTCTCGATCTTGGATCTCCACGATTGTTCCCGGTCGCCGGAAAAATCAGGTCCAGACCTTTTCTGTGGAAGAATACTCGAACAAAGCCTACCGGATCTCCGACCgaggaatgtctccctccaacGTGGAGGACGACGAGCATTGCCGCGACGGATCGAGCGGATACTCGTCGGAGTCTTCTCAGGGGTGGAAGCAGACACCGAGGAGGACACCAGCTACGCGGCGCTGCAAAGGGAGGACGGCGGCGCAAAGCAGGAATGCGTCGGGTTTGGCATTTTGTCTAAGCCCCTTGGTTCGGCCCAGCCCGAACCGGAAATGGAGCCAGCAGGTTGCTCCGCCGGATATGACACTGGCCGGAGAGGTGAGAGGCCCGCCGAAGCCACACCTCTCCACAGCGCCGTCGTTTTGCAAGAATCGTTCCCGGAAGCTTGCAGATTTCGGTAAACTGAGTTGACGTTTAACACCCCCTTATGGTTAAATTACGGTTTCACCCCTcctcatttttattattattattttcctcCCTTTATTGCACACTTTGGCTTAACAAGACGACACGTTATTTACAGCAAATAAAGTATTTCATGCATTTTTTAGTGCATTTGGATTGTATTACAAAAACATTCCCCCCACCATTTTTTTAGTGGCTGATGATAATTACGTATAGGCTTTCAGATATTTTATATATCCATCAAATTAAAATGATGCAAGCAAGCAAGCAAGCAAGCATTTCCCTTTTGTTTATTTAGCTGAACATGGCTTTATGGAGGTAGATATGTTGGACCAAACCACATTAAAATTGtatgtgtttttattttaatttcagttttataTTAGAAAACCAGATCAA
This window of the Primulina huaijiensis isolate GDHJ02 chromosome 3, ASM1229523v2, whole genome shotgun sequence genome carries:
- the LOC140974619 gene encoding uncharacterized protein, with translation MKCKKHPLDPSSNVGVCASCLRERLVAVIAAQIQAQRESLFQQGQQGCRKSGAQLPPFVFPRSVSPYVSHRKSDSAATWQIQGNHRIFYSTPPQVGPNGFVAVAVAVEKEKKSNKGRFSSVLNGLFRSKSDKKGLETGPVSNRGVSVDSCAASRSWISTIVPGRRKNQVQTFSVEEYSNKAYRISDRGMSPSNVEDDEHCRDGSSGYSSESSQGWKQTPRRTPATRRCKGRTAAQSRNASGLAFCLSPLVRPSPNRKWSQQVAPPDMTLAGEVRGPPKPHLSTAPSFCKNRSRKLADFGKLS